From the genome of Lutzomyia longipalpis isolate SR_M1_2022 chromosome 2, ASM2433408v1, one region includes:
- the LOC129790980 gene encoding zinc finger protein Noc, with product MVVLEGGGMVTIGNNQYLQPDYLSPLPTTLDAKKSPLALLAQTCSQIGADSSNVKSLISVDKSKNGAKTSTDTGMAKSPSAAATKPETKQSPGTQEVKLAFKPYEANVLTKKSAEERPSSKASSVNDGSSANDDKYHKLSARAPSRDKSDSPINVHTDASHANGKATPSQDCKSTSPAGSSQRGQSPIIRSGMEVLQGHPKDLPLGSYKPGSNPYGLNPLTGGLCCPPGLEQHANPAFRPPFAGAFSHHHAAMLAAAAGYPPTSTAPGPYVSYARVKTPTGGEALVPVCKDPYCTGCQYSAHNQQMLMGAPCPAGCTQCEHQKYGLAMAAMQSTLPPGHPYAQLGRPYICNWIAGETYCGKRFGTSEELLQHLRTHTANLADPAAAAAALAQSQSALLNPLGQLFSPSALHRAYPTPPLSPLSAGRYHPYGKPGATMPSALSAYPPFNPAALGPYYSPYALYGQRLGAAAVHP from the exons ATGGTTGTGCTGGAAGGTGGAGGAATGGTTACCATTGGCAATAATCAATACCTTCAGCCAGATTATTTATCACCACTTCCAACTACG tTGGATGCAAAGAAGAGCCCATTGGCACTCCTTGCGCAAACATGCAGCCAAATCGGGGCTGATTCCAGCAATGTCAAGTCATTAATCAGTGTGGATAAGTCAAAGAATGGGGCAAAGACATCAACGGATACCGGCATGGCTAAATCACCGTCGGCAGCTGCCACGAAGCCGGAGACAAAGCAATCACCTGGGACGCAAGAAGTGAAATTAGCTTTTAAGCCATACGAGGCGAATGTGTTAACAAAGAAGAGTGCCGAGGAGCGTCCCTCCTCCAAAGCCAGTAGTGTCAATGATGGTTCAAGTGCTAACGATGACAAATACCACAAACTAAGTGCTCGTGCACCGTCCCGCGATAAATCCGACTCACCGATTAATGTGCACACGGATGCATCCCATGCAAATGGGAAGGCAACACCCAGCCAGGATTGCAAAAGTACCTCACCGGCGGGTTCATCGCAACGCGGACAGAGTCCGATAATTCGATCGGGTATGGAGGTGCTGCAGGGGCATCCAAAAGATCTACCATTGGGCTCGTATAAGCCCGGTAGTAATCCGTATGGTTTGAATCCCCTCACGGGTGGCCTGTGCTGCCCTCCTGGTTTGGAACAGCATGCAAATCCGGCCTTTAGGCCACCCTTTGCGGGTGCCTTTTCACACCATCATGCCGCTATGTTGGCCGCAGCTGCAGGATACCCACCCACATCGACAGCCCCAGGGCCATATGTGAGCTATGCTCGTGTAAAAACCCCCACCGGTGGTGAAGCCCTTGTGCCCGTGTGCAAGGACCCATATTGCACGGGGTGCCAGTATTCGGCACACAACCAACAAATGCTCATGGGTGCCCCATGTCCCGCCGGTTGTACCCAATGTGAACACCAAAAGTACGGTTTAGCCATGGCCGCCATGCAATCCACCCTGCCCCCAGGGCATCCCTATGCTCAACTAGGTCGTCCCTACATATGCAACTGGATTGCCGGGGAGACGTATTGCGGCAAGAGGTTTGGCACATCTGAGGAACTCCTTCAGCACCTTCGTACACATACCGCCAATTTGGCGGATCCAGCTGCAGCTGCGGCTGCTCTGGCGCAATCACAGTCTGCCCTCCTGAATCCCCTGGGTCAGCTCTTCTCACCGTCAGCCCTCCATCGCGCCTACCCCACGCCACCGCTTAGCCCTCTCTCAGCCGGGCGCTACCATCCGTACGGGAAGCCCGGTGCAACAATGCCATCAGCCCTATCAGCCTATCCACCCTTCAATCCAGCCGCCCTTGGACCCTATTATTCCCCCTATGCGCTCTATGGACAACGACTGGGGGCAGCTGCTGTACACCCCTAA